From a region of the Helianthus annuus cultivar XRQ/B chromosome 5, HanXRQr2.0-SUNRISE, whole genome shotgun sequence genome:
- the LOC110942994 gene encoding AP2-like ethylene-responsive transcription factor At1g16060, with the protein MTKLTLKQRVKIAEETKMNTDSVAITKPKRTRKTVPRDSPPRRSSIYRGVTRHRWTGRYEAHLWDKNCWNESQNKKGRQVYLGAYDDEDAAAHAYDLAALKYWGPDTILNFPLMTYHEELKQMEGQSREEYIGSLRRKSSGFSRGVSKYRGVARHHHNGRWEARIGRVFGNKYLYLGTYATQEEAAVAYDMAAIEYRGLNAVTNFDLSRYIKWLRPDNNTTTNGPPNPNIDIINATLPPKTNHEDPGLKYLPNHHENQQPKPPSPMISPTVETTMTYSSRSTTATSALGLLLQSSKFKEMMEMTTAVEFNSTSSDSTVAPLGNNNFPEEIQTHFGSADFGGYNGGDDFIFGDLNFMHNMVHSDFHK; encoded by the exons ATGACGAAGTTAACACTGAAACAACGTGTGAAGATTGCTGAGGAGACAAAGATGAACACGGATTCTGTAGCTATCACCAAGCCAAAACGGACTCGTAAAACTGTACCTCGTGACTCACCTCCTCGACGTAGCTCAATTTACCGTGGCGTTACTAG GCATCGATGGACCGGAAGATATGAAGCTCATTTATGGGACAAGAACTGTTGGAACGAGTCTCAAAACAAGAAAGGCCGGCAAG TTTATCTTG GTGCTTATGACGATGAAGATGCTGCTGCTCACGCTTACGACTTAGCAGCACTCAAGTATTGGGGTCCTGATACCATCTTAAACTTTCCG TTAATGACATACCATGAGGAACTGAAACAAATGGAAGGTCAGTCAAGGGAGGAATATATTGGATCCTTAAGAAG AAAAAGCAGCGGATTTTCCCGAGGAGTTTCAAAATATAGAGGAGTTGCAAG GCACCATCACAATGGAAGATGGGAAGCACGAATAGGCCGAGTTTTTGGAAACAAATATCTTTATCTCGGAACATACG CCACACAAGAAGAAGCAGCGGTGGCGTATGACATGGCAGCAATCGAGTACCGTGGACTTAATGCGGTTACAAACTTTGACCTCAGTCGCTACATCAAATGGCTAAGGCCAGACAACAACACCACTACTAACGGACCACCAAACCCTAATATCGATATTATTAATGCTACTTTACCACCAAAAACTAACCATGAGGACCCAGGACTAAAGTACCTCCCAAACCACCATGAAAACCAACAACCTAAACCACCATCACCCATGATATCACCCACTGTTGAGACCACAATGACATATTCCTCCCGGTCAACTACTGCCACCTCAGCCCTAGGACTCTTGCTACAATCTTCTAAGTTCAAAGAGATGATGGAGATGACTACCGCGGTCGAGTTCAACTCAACATCTTCTGATTCAACCGTTGCACCGCTAGGCAACAACAACTTCCCAGAGGAGATTCAGACGCATTTCGGGAGCGCGGATTTTGGTGGTTACAATGGTGGTGATGATTTTATTTTTGGTGATTTAAATTTCATGCATAACATGGTGCATTCTGACTTTCACAAGTga